A part of Stegostoma tigrinum isolate sSteTig4 chromosome 6, sSteTig4.hap1, whole genome shotgun sequence genomic DNA contains:
- the LOC125453599 gene encoding cyclic nucleotide-gated cation channel alpha-4-like → MESNLNKCEVMYLGRTNKAGEYMTDSRILKSTKDRKDLDSFCSKQPSDPLRIGRKPGEKRFSCCEGSGDHSKKLGSEQGGSIQCGVQQSQQQTASSKHTAHLKDTHISMLGGQTGEDGEPGRVKPRWILDPMGDWYIRWLAVSTVPVIYNWIILVGRWSFTDLQSNYLSVWLFLDYLSDLIYLLSMAVRFNTGYLEQGILVTDRWQIAARYVRSHGFKLDLLSLVPTDLLYLQFGVHSPAVRLNRLLPVRCLPEFLQRLETHVFYPNTYRVLCTSAILVASIHWNACAYFALSRHIGFGQDPWVYPNISDPDNARLRRQYLYSFYFSTLILSTIGNIPKPVREEEFLFVMVDFLIAVLVFASIVGNMESIISKLDKAAHSVFPDHQLIRDYLRSQRVDTKLQRRVTEWSQHLRLYKKVTNERQILQLLPDKLQAEVAACVHLQTLRKVQLFQSCDQRVLYQLAMRLQPQVFSPGDYVCRKGDIGRAMYIVQDGLLAVVADDGLSQLAVLEAGNYFGEISILNIAGNKSGNRRTANVRSVGYSDLFALGKDDLTEVLVDFPEAKEMLEAKGQEILLRMGLLDGAVVPSEEEKGRTVRNVGPLQNSIDLLQTRMARLIAEIESSFQKMSFRLDHVEDVLGVDEDRERKRNVEDPKPDETQPSSRRAAQRLS, encoded by the exons ATGGAATCCAATctgaataagtgtgaggtgatgtacttgggcaggacaaacaaggcagggGAATACATGACGGACAGTAGGATCCTGAAAAGTACCAAAGATCGGAAGGACCTCG ATTCGTTTTGCAGCAAACAACCCTCAGATCCTCTGAGAATCGGGAGGAAACCTGGTGAGAAGAGATTCAGCTGCTGTGAGGGGAGTGGGGATCACAGCAAGAAGCTGGGGTCAGAGCAGGGGGGCAGCATACAGTGTGGGGTTCAACAGAGTCAGCAGCAGACAGCGAGCAGCAAGCACACAGCTCACCTGAAGGATACCCACATCAGTATGCTTGGAGGACAGACAGGAGAGGATGGTGAACCTGGACG GGTGAAGCCACGTTGGATCTTGGATCCCATGGGGGATTGGTATATTCGATGGCTCGCAGTGTCTACAGTCCCCGTCATCTACAACTGGATCATTCTTGTTGGCAG GTGGAGTTTCACTGACCTTCAGTCCAATTACCTGTCTGTGTGGCTGTTTCTGGATTACCTCTCAGACCTCATCTACCTACTGAGTATGGCAGTCAGGTTTAACACAG GATATCTGGAGCAGGGAATCTTAGTGACAGACCGCTGGCAGATTGCTGCAAGGTATGTTCGGAGCCATGGCTTCAAGTTGGACCTGCTGTCCTTGGTACCCACAGATCTCCTGTACCTTCAGTTTGGTGTTCACAGTCCAGCTGTCCGGCTCAATCGGCTACTCCCAGTCCGCTGTCTCCCGGAGTTCCTGCAGCGCCTGGAGACCCATGTGTTCTATCCCAACACCTACCGGGTGCTCTGTACCTCTGCCATCCTGGTGGCCAGCATCCACTGGAATGCCTGTGCCTACTTTGCCCTGTCCAGGCACATTGGCTTTGGGCAAGACCCTTGGGTATATCCCAACATCTCGGACCCTGACAATGCCCGCTTGAGGCGCCAGTACCTCTACAGTTTCTACTTCTCCACCCTGATCCTGAGCACTATAGGGAACATCCCAAAGCCTGTGCGGGAGGAGGAGTTCCTCTTTGTGATGGTGGATTTCCTCATCGCTGTGCTGGTCTTTGCGAGCATCGTGGGAAACATGGAGTCGATCATCTCCAAGCTGGACAAGGCGGCTCACAGTGTCTTCCCCGATCACCAGCTGATCAGGGATTACCTCCGCTCCCAACGGGTCGACACGAAGCTGCAGCGACGAGTGACCGAGTGGTCTCAGCACCTGCGCCTCTACAAGAAGGTGACCAACGAGAGGCAAATCCTGCAGCTGCTCCCGGACAAGCTGCAGGCTGAGGTGGCGGCCTGTGTCCACCTCCAGACCCTCAGGAAGGTCCAGCTTTTCCAGTCCTGTGATCAGCGTGTGCTGTACCAGCTGGCCATGAGACTGCAGCCTCAAGTCTTCAGCCCCGGTGACTATGTGTGTCGGAAAGGGGACATAGGCAGGGCCATGTACATCGTTCAGGATGGGCTCCTGGCGGTGGTCGCTGACGATGGACTGAGCCAACTAGCTGTCCTTGAGGCTGGCAACTATTTTGGAGAAATCAGCATCCTCAACATAGCAG GGAATAAATCTGGAAACCGGAGAACTGCAAATGTTCGGAGTGTTGGATATTCGGATCTTTTTGCCCTGGGGAAGGATGACCTGACTGAGGTGCTGGTGGATTTCCCAGAGGCTAAGGAGATGCTGGAGGCAAAAGGCCAGGAGATACTGTTGAGGATGGGGCTGTTGGATGGAGCTGTTGTACCAAGTGAGGAGGAGAAGGGGAGGACGGTGAGGAATGTGGGGCCTCTGCAGAATTCCATTGACTTGTTACAAACAAGAATGGCTCGCCTGATTGCggaaattgaatccagttttCAAAAGATGAGCTTTCGGCTGGACCACGTTGAGGATGTGCTGGGGGTTGATGAGGACCGGGAGAGGAAAAGGAATGTTGAGGATCCAAAGCCAGACGAGACCCAACCAAGCTCACGCCGTGCAGCTCAAAGACTGAGCTGA